One genomic window of Paenisporosarcina antarctica includes the following:
- the larE gene encoding ATP-dependent sacrificial sulfur transferase LarE yields the protein MYQTNQKNHKLGEILQGMNRVIVAFSGGVDSTLVLTRAKQELGQNNVLAVVVASELFRKEEFEGAVKLAESIGVNVYQTEIKELADERIVANTPDSWYFSKMMLYSHLNELSKELGYDYVLDGMIMDDMDDFRPGLKARTEAGVRSVLQEANLYKREVRQLSKELKLTVWNKPASCSLASRIPYGTKLGIEIIDQVNRAEKFIVKLGFDMVRVRYHDNIARIEVASEEIIELLKHRDQIQLKLTELGFNYVSVDLLGYRTGSMNEVLSENKFAEVN from the coding sequence ATGTATCAAACAAATCAAAAAAACCATAAACTTGGAGAAATTCTTCAGGGAATGAATCGCGTAATTGTAGCTTTTTCAGGCGGAGTTGACAGTACATTAGTGTTGACAAGAGCAAAACAGGAATTAGGGCAGAACAACGTACTTGCGGTAGTAGTTGCTTCAGAATTATTCCGTAAAGAAGAATTTGAAGGTGCTGTCAAATTAGCAGAAAGTATAGGAGTAAACGTCTATCAGACTGAAATCAAAGAATTGGCAGATGAAAGAATAGTAGCGAATACTCCTGATAGTTGGTATTTCAGCAAGATGATGCTGTATTCTCATTTAAACGAGTTATCTAAAGAGCTGGGATATGACTATGTTCTAGACGGAATGATTATGGATGATATGGATGATTTTCGCCCAGGATTGAAAGCAAGAACCGAAGCAGGAGTTCGTAGCGTTTTACAAGAAGCTAATTTATATAAACGAGAAGTTCGCCAACTTTCAAAAGAACTAAAGTTAACAGTGTGGAATAAACCGGCATCGTGTAGTCTAGCTTCTAGAATCCCATACGGAACAAAACTTGGCATAGAAATAATTGACCAAGTTAATCGTGCGGAAAAATTCATTGTCAAACTCGGATTCGATATGGTCCGTGTACGCTATCATGATAATATTGCTCGAATTGAAGTGGCTTCTGAAGAAATTATCGAATTGTTGAAGCATCGGGATCAAATACAATTGAAGTTAACAGAACTTGGCTTTAATTATGTATCTGTTGATTTGCTTGGTTATCGTACTGGAAGTATGAACGAGGTATTATCGGAAAATAAATTTGCAGAAGTTAACTGA
- a CDS encoding fumarylacetoacetate hydrolase family protein, whose protein sequence is MKIIAFCAQKEKHIGVVQDDKIISLTVLNPSRFPPCIKTFIEGSDDLRKHAEQLLEQRNNENSVFTLSDVKILPPISQPEKIICVGLNYIDHCKETGMEPPASPVIFSKYANAIIGHNDAVEIPINSNEVDFEAELVVVIGKEAKCVSEEEANNHVFGYTIMNDISARDLQFNDGQWSRGKTADTFAPIGPIVVTQDEVGDPHQLSISLVLNGEIMQDSNTNNLIFTVPQIISFLSQSMTLKPGDLIATGTPPGVGMGRNPKVWLKNGDEMNVKIEKIGTLTNFVQNRQTN, encoded by the coding sequence ATGAAGATCATCGCTTTTTGCGCACAAAAAGAAAAACATATTGGTGTTGTACAAGACGATAAAATCATTAGTTTAACGGTGCTTAATCCCAGTAGGTTTCCGCCGTGTATAAAAACTTTTATTGAAGGTAGTGACGATCTTAGGAAACATGCAGAACAGCTACTTGAACAGCGGAACAATGAAAATTCTGTATTTACTTTGTCAGATGTAAAAATCCTTCCGCCAATTTCTCAGCCAGAGAAAATCATTTGTGTTGGTTTAAATTATATTGACCACTGCAAAGAAACGGGTATGGAGCCACCTGCCTCTCCAGTCATTTTTTCTAAATATGCTAATGCGATTATTGGTCACAATGATGCCGTCGAAATTCCAATCAATTCAAACGAAGTTGATTTTGAAGCTGAGCTTGTAGTTGTTATCGGGAAAGAAGCGAAATGTGTGTCAGAAGAAGAGGCGAATAACCATGTATTCGGTTATACGATTATGAATGACATCAGTGCCCGTGATTTGCAATTTAACGATGGTCAGTGGTCACGTGGTAAAACTGCGGATACCTTTGCCCCAATTGGTCCTATCGTAGTGACACAAGATGAAGTAGGAGATCCACACCAGTTATCCATTTCACTTGTATTAAATGGCGAAATCATGCAGGATTCGAATACAAATAATTTAATTTTCACCGTCCCGCAAATAATATCATTTTTATCTCAATCTATGACATTGAAGCCAGGTGATTTAATTGCGACAGGAACACCACCTGGAGTAGGTATGGGAAGAAACCCGAAAGTATGGCTGAAAAACGGGGATGAGATGAATGTGAAAATTGAAAAAATTGGTACACTGACTAATTTTGTTCAAAACAGACAAACCAATTAA
- the gucD gene encoding alpha-ketoglutaric semialdehyde dehydrogenase GucD: protein MTTTISAKTYSNYINNEWVETASGKTFASINPANKKIHGYTQSSTNEELNQAVEAAYNAKKGWRKIGQSARGQLLFKTANILEENLNDIAESMTKEMGKTLPEAKGETARGIAILRYYAGEGMRKDGDVIPSSDKDALMFTKRTPLGVVGVITPWNFPVAIPIWKIAPALVYGNTIVFKPASEASVTASKVVECFAQAGFPAGVFNFVTGSGSVVGQGLIDHPKLNAITFTGSESVGQSVAKSASARGIKFQLEMGGKNPVIVTKNANIDQAVEGVISGAFRSSGQKCTATSRVIVEEKVFDEFKQKLIKESSKITIGDGLEEGIWLGPCASEGQFNTFKKYIKKGNQEGANLVHGGEVLTGDKYDKGYFVTPAIFDEVTTEMDIAQDEIFGPVIALIKARDLEDAIELANNTKYGLSASIFTSDINSILEFIDEIEVGLVRINAESAGVELQAPFGGMKASSSGSREQGEAAKDFYTAIKTVFIKGS, encoded by the coding sequence ATGACAACTACAATTTCAGCAAAAACATATAGTAACTATATTAATAATGAATGGGTGGAAACTGCTTCTGGTAAAACATTTGCGAGCATTAACCCAGCCAATAAAAAAATACATGGCTATACACAAAGTTCAACAAACGAAGAATTGAACCAAGCTGTAGAAGCCGCATACAATGCCAAAAAAGGGTGGCGTAAGATTGGCCAGTCAGCCCGTGGACAACTGTTATTCAAAACAGCAAATATCTTGGAAGAGAATTTAAATGATATTGCCGAATCCATGACAAAAGAAATGGGTAAAACACTTCCAGAAGCAAAAGGAGAAACAGCACGGGGCATTGCGATTCTTCGATACTATGCGGGAGAAGGTATGCGCAAAGATGGCGATGTCATTCCGTCATCAGATAAAGATGCACTTATGTTTACGAAACGTACGCCACTTGGTGTCGTAGGAGTGATTACCCCGTGGAACTTCCCAGTTGCTATTCCTATTTGGAAAATTGCTCCTGCTCTTGTTTACGGGAACACTATTGTCTTCAAGCCTGCAAGTGAAGCTTCAGTAACAGCTTCAAAAGTAGTAGAGTGCTTTGCACAAGCAGGATTCCCTGCAGGAGTTTTTAACTTTGTTACAGGTTCAGGGTCTGTAGTTGGTCAAGGGTTAATTGACCATCCGAAATTAAATGCCATCACATTTACAGGTTCAGAGAGTGTTGGCCAAAGTGTAGCGAAATCAGCGTCAGCACGCGGGATTAAATTTCAACTTGAGATGGGCGGGAAAAACCCGGTTATCGTCACGAAAAATGCCAACATTGATCAAGCTGTAGAAGGTGTCATTAGTGGGGCGTTTCGTTCTTCAGGTCAAAAATGCACTGCTACAAGCCGCGTTATCGTTGAAGAAAAAGTATTTGATGAATTTAAACAAAAACTTATTAAGGAATCCTCAAAAATAACGATCGGCGATGGTCTAGAAGAGGGTATCTGGTTGGGACCTTGCGCAAGTGAAGGGCAGTTTAATACGTTTAAAAAATACATTAAAAAAGGGAATCAAGAAGGAGCAAATCTTGTCCATGGTGGGGAAGTACTGACAGGCGACAAATATGATAAAGGGTACTTCGTTACACCTGCAATTTTTGATGAAGTAACGACAGAGATGGACATTGCACAGGACGAAATTTTCGGTCCAGTTATTGCTCTTATTAAAGCAAGGGATCTTGAAGATGCGATTGAATTAGCAAATAACACGAAATATGGATTATCCGCTTCAATATTTACGTCAGACATTAACTCAATACTCGAATTTATTGACGAAATTGAAGTTGGCCTTGTCCGTATTAATGCGGAAAGTGCAGGTGTTGAACTTCAAGCTCCTTTCGGTGGGATGAAGGCATCAAGCTCCGGCTCACGAGAACAGGGCGAAGCAGCGAAAGACTTTTACACAGCCATCAAAACAGTCTTCATTAAAGGGTCTTAA
- a CDS encoding UxaA family hydrolase: MQFWGYRRADGRVGVRNHVLILPTITCATQTAQRVTELVSGTVTFIHQHGCAQVGIDYDQTFRTYAGMGMNPNVYGVIVLGLGCETHQAHSVADEIAKCGKPVQTVSIQDNGGTLQTIAEVAKIAVKMVQEASMVQRELCDFSELIVGTECGGSDACSGISANPAVGRTSDLIVNQGGTAILAETTELIGAEHLLANRAANDQVAKKAYAVIKMMENRSIKMGVDIRTGNPSPGNIEGGISSLEEKSLGAATKSGTTRLEEVIDYAQVPTKKGLVWMDTPGHDIEQLTGMVAGGAQVVLFTSGRGTPTGSPIVPVIKISTNTPMFERMNENMDLDAGTIIDGQETVAEVGNRIMQEIQDVSNGKLTKAEILKQHDFGIWRIGPTF; encoded by the coding sequence ATGCAATTTTGGGGTTATCGCCGTGCAGATGGCCGTGTCGGTGTACGTAATCACGTATTGATATTACCCACGATTACATGTGCAACACAAACAGCACAACGAGTGACGGAATTAGTAAGTGGAACGGTCACTTTCATTCACCAACATGGCTGTGCACAAGTTGGTATCGATTACGATCAAACGTTTAGGACATATGCAGGGATGGGGATGAATCCCAATGTATACGGTGTCATCGTCCTAGGTCTTGGTTGTGAAACTCATCAGGCACATAGTGTTGCCGACGAGATTGCTAAATGCGGTAAGCCTGTGCAAACGGTATCTATACAGGACAATGGTGGAACACTTCAAACAATTGCTGAGGTGGCGAAAATCGCAGTGAAAATGGTACAAGAAGCATCAATGGTGCAACGAGAGCTATGTGATTTTAGTGAACTAATCGTTGGAACAGAATGTGGTGGGTCAGATGCATGCTCTGGTATTTCCGCAAATCCAGCAGTTGGACGCACAAGTGACTTAATCGTCAATCAAGGCGGAACGGCAATTTTAGCAGAAACGACTGAGTTAATCGGTGCAGAGCATTTGCTTGCTAACCGTGCTGCTAACGATCAGGTTGCCAAAAAAGCATATGCGGTCATTAAAATGATGGAGAATCGCTCCATCAAAATGGGCGTTGATATCCGTACAGGCAACCCAAGCCCAGGAAATATTGAAGGTGGCATCAGTTCGCTCGAAGAAAAATCTCTAGGGGCTGCGACAAAATCAGGAACGACAAGATTGGAAGAAGTCATTGATTACGCACAGGTTCCAACGAAAAAAGGGTTGGTTTGGATGGATACACCAGGCCATGATATTGAGCAATTAACTGGAATGGTTGCAGGCGGGGCGCAAGTTGTTCTCTTTACTAGTGGACGTGGAACACCAACTGGCTCACCAATTGTCCCTGTTATTAAAATTTCTACAAATACACCAATGTTTGAACGTATGAACGAAAACATGGATCTTGATGCCGGTACGATAATAGATGGTCAAGAAACGGTTGCTGAGGTTGGTAATCGTATCATGCAGGAAATTCAAGATGTATCAAACGGCAAATTGACCAAAGCGGAAATCTTGAAACAGCACGATTTTGGTATTTGGAGAATTGGCCCAACATTTTAA
- a CDS encoding UxaA family hydrolase, which yields MSKYKTLYLSEKDSVAVALNEIPEHTTVIVKVNEIEISVTIIEPISFGHKFAVKAIEQGADIIKYGEVIGAAVVAIQVGEHVHVHNLEGKRGRGDKVV from the coding sequence ATGAGCAAATATAAAACGCTTTATCTAAGTGAGAAAGATAGTGTTGCTGTTGCTTTGAATGAGATTCCTGAACACACTACTGTCATTGTAAAAGTCAACGAAATAGAAATCTCGGTGACAATAATTGAACCAATTAGCTTTGGGCATAAATTTGCTGTCAAAGCAATTGAGCAGGGGGCAGACATTATTAAATATGGAGAAGTAATCGGAGCGGCCGTGGTCGCGATTCAAGTTGGGGAACACGTCCATGTTCACAATTTAGAGGGCAAAAGAGGAAGAGGTGACAAGGTTGTTTAA
- a CDS encoding fumarylacetoacetate hydrolase family protein has protein sequence MRIIRYIKENAKQLAAVTTENEVFDLPYADFISLVAEARKINKTAFDIVKQMADEEVKQPLEGLQLTTPIDAPEVWAAGVTYKKSKEARNYEATQGKLDAETFYDKVYDAVRPEIFFKSTAARTVGPDDPVNLRSDSNWQIPEPELGLVIDKEGEILGYTVGNDMSCRDIEGENPLYLPQAKVWKNSCSIGPSILLKEAVLDPYEFTIICRIYRNDELIFSGDAQVNQLKRKLEELVHYLTLDNHIFDGTVLLTGTCIVPPNDFTLNEHDRIEIEIPGIGILNNPVVLSEKAKQVV, from the coding sequence ATGAGGATTATTCGCTATATAAAAGAAAATGCAAAACAGCTTGCCGCTGTTACGACTGAAAATGAAGTATTCGATCTTCCATATGCAGACTTTATTTCTTTGGTTGCGGAAGCACGTAAAATTAACAAAACCGCGTTTGATATAGTCAAACAAATGGCGGATGAAGAAGTTAAACAACCATTAGAAGGTCTACAATTGACAACACCAATAGATGCTCCAGAAGTTTGGGCAGCTGGTGTGACATACAAAAAAAGCAAAGAAGCGCGCAACTATGAAGCGACACAAGGAAAGCTTGACGCTGAAACGTTCTACGACAAAGTGTATGATGCAGTGCGACCAGAAATATTCTTCAAGTCTACCGCTGCAAGAACTGTAGGACCGGATGATCCTGTTAATTTACGCTCAGATTCAAACTGGCAAATTCCAGAGCCTGAGCTTGGTCTGGTCATTGATAAAGAGGGTGAAATTCTCGGTTACACTGTTGGAAATGACATGAGTTGCCGTGATATTGAAGGAGAAAATCCACTTTACTTGCCACAGGCGAAAGTATGGAAAAACTCTTGCTCTATCGGACCATCGATTTTATTGAAAGAGGCGGTCTTAGATCCATACGAATTTACAATTATTTGCCGAATTTATCGCAATGACGAGTTGATTTTTAGTGGCGATGCGCAGGTAAATCAATTGAAACGTAAACTGGAAGAGCTCGTCCATTATTTAACGCTTGATAATCATATCTTTGATGGTACTGTCCTGCTTACAGGAACGTGTATTGTGCCACCAAATGACTTCACATTAAACGAACATGACCGTATCGAAATTGAAATTCCAGGTATCGGTATTTTAAATAATCCTGTTGTCCTAAGTGAAAAAGCCAAACAAGTAGTTTAA
- a CDS encoding IclR family transcriptional regulator: MPIIQSVDRALRILDLFDEYDKELKLTEINERMGLHKSTVHSLLKTLQMHHYIEQNPENGKYCLGMKLFERGNYVIQSLDLRTAAKEYLVELSKETKRTVHLVILDGKEGIYIDKVENSNATVLYSKIGRRVPIHSSGVGKALVAFKTPDELEKILDGYEYIQQTQNTLTDKGSFLIELNTIRERGYAIDNEENEPGVYCVAMPVHDYTGQVIAAISSSTAASQITNHELEKSVENLKITAGKISKKLGFGFQSN; this comes from the coding sequence ATGCCAATTATACAATCTGTAGACCGCGCTCTAAGAATACTCGATTTATTTGACGAGTACGATAAAGAACTAAAATTAACAGAAATAAATGAACGAATGGGCCTTCATAAAAGCACAGTCCATTCTCTATTAAAAACATTGCAAATGCATCATTACATTGAACAAAACCCCGAAAACGGGAAATATTGTTTGGGAATGAAGCTTTTTGAACGAGGTAACTATGTTATCCAAAGCTTAGATTTACGGACAGCAGCCAAAGAGTATCTTGTTGAGCTCTCAAAGGAAACAAAACGAACAGTCCACCTTGTTATCCTTGACGGAAAAGAAGGAATATATATCGATAAGGTGGAAAACTCAAATGCTACCGTTTTGTATTCTAAGATTGGAAGAAGGGTTCCGATTCACAGTAGTGGTGTTGGAAAAGCTCTTGTTGCATTTAAAACTCCTGATGAGCTAGAAAAGATCTTGGATGGTTATGAATACATTCAGCAAACACAAAATACGCTTACTGATAAGGGATCCTTTTTGATTGAATTGAATACGATTCGAGAGCGAGGATATGCGATTGACAATGAAGAAAATGAGCCTGGCGTTTATTGTGTAGCCATGCCAGTCCATGATTACACAGGTCAAGTAATCGCCGCTATTAGTAGTTCGACAGCTGCAAGTCAGATAACAAATCATGAATTGGAAAAAAGTGTTGAGAATTTAAAAATAACTGCTGGTAAAATATCTAAAAAATTGGGCTTTGGTTTTCAGTCTAATTAG
- a CDS encoding U32 family peptidase: MKETRDFIEKLGYPAGGTQDIPSSTKTFPDGAQYRVELPSVEGPASFEALIEACEKYDVYIHRISQGSGIMLLTDEELKQMAEIGQRENLEVSLFVGPRGTYDVTSMQHASSGKIAGLRSQGMDQLVYAIEDVKRACHFGIRSILVSDEGLLTLVNEFKKAGELPSDLVVKISVQMAQSNPVSIKLIQDAGADTYNVPTDLTLAKLSEIRQAIHMPIDIYIEAPDDIGGYVRHYEIAEIIRVAAPVYIKFGLRNSPNIYPSGTHLESVSIALCKERVRRAKIGLDLLKRYAPDLKTSQKGAEGLGVPVGTVVHS; the protein is encoded by the coding sequence ATGAAAGAAACTCGCGATTTTATTGAGAAACTAGGTTACCCTGCAGGAGGTACCCAAGATATACCTTCTTCTACAAAGACTTTCCCTGACGGTGCCCAGTATCGGGTTGAACTTCCAAGTGTAGAAGGACCGGCTTCTTTTGAAGCTTTAATTGAAGCATGCGAAAAATATGATGTGTATATTCATCGCATTTCTCAAGGAAGCGGAATTATGCTTTTAACTGATGAAGAGTTAAAACAAATGGCTGAAATTGGTCAAAGAGAAAATTTAGAAGTGAGTCTATTTGTAGGGCCTCGTGGTACCTATGATGTTACTTCAATGCAACATGCAAGTAGCGGGAAAATTGCTGGACTTCGTTCACAAGGTATGGATCAACTGGTCTATGCAATTGAAGATGTCAAACGCGCATGTCACTTCGGTATCCGTAGCATTCTTGTTTCAGACGAGGGGTTGTTAACGCTAGTTAATGAATTTAAAAAGGCTGGGGAGTTACCATCGGATCTTGTAGTGAAAATATCTGTTCAAATGGCACAGTCTAATCCAGTTTCAATTAAACTCATTCAAGATGCAGGAGCAGATACGTACAATGTTCCAACTGATTTAACACTAGCTAAATTATCGGAAATTCGTCAGGCAATTCATATGCCAATCGACATTTATATTGAAGCTCCAGATGACATCGGAGGATATGTGCGTCATTATGAAATCGCTGAGATTATCCGAGTCGCTGCACCGGTGTACATTAAATTTGGCTTGAGAAATTCACCAAATATTTATCCCTCTGGGACTCATCTTGAAAGTGTTTCAATTGCGTTGTGCAAAGAACGGGTTCGTCGTGCCAAAATTGGCCTTGATCTTCTTAAGCGCTATGCTCCAGACTTAAAAACATCTCAAAAAGGTGCAGAAGGCTTAGGCGTTCCTGTAGGGACAGTAGTTCATTCTTGA
- a CDS encoding dihydroxy-acid dehydratase domain-containing protein — translation MSHYPNISNQVNPYRDNVQGKANEPITVAGLLDRSKQTLGSEYKGPAPDWTLEEIYNRLEENAPRIAIIGGSSDHPAHIMDFKTSSHAAIRIWQNGGVPFYFSTPVMCDGTAQSNQGMSYSLQSRNAVAQMVVNQLEAHSYHGAFVIQGCDKQPLGVVSALVHLDRIRQYRGEAPFFATFAPSHVLQGGTIPTDLFAELEEVAKMAEKNQALDIADDLRDAMAYILQCSSNTAFQGVLERATERGIITKVEHKDFEKRLAVATCDGSGGVCAFNGTGNSSRHLVAGMGLVHPSLELLTESPNQLQVNEALDSMAIMINNPVYGAANIMATNIKNAIRIHSASGGSTNLMMHIVAGMLYGGYKFSLDDLDEIHHSHPIPDLFNYSLTEGRDIFSLAMQCCDSDSRGMESLFYELLQNGVPMDLDAPTVTGGTWRDRLVKTDSLPADNVKDNQVILSKPKRAFSGVDVLTGNFFETAVVKISGMTTLQLDQFDKKVAFVLYFENEDEAIRNLLDAELLSKLKVNRSFSHENMIALLRENSPSQYNEWKADDYDTLFDKMVKDAVLKIAIIVSGQGPVAFGMPEMFTSMQHINANRQLKRLATLISDGRYSGVTYGAAIGHMTPEAKEGGGILFLQTGDLLYLSLRERKIDFIDEAALRRGTLEFEFDKTKAHRTDLAQTRLELINKRQRLVAASNRMIGHTDAANGVVPIAVAEEAILDYKTDVQTLVLNTK, via the coding sequence ATGTCACATTATCCGAATATTAGCAATCAAGTAAATCCGTATAGAGACAACGTACAAGGAAAAGCGAATGAACCAATCACAGTTGCCGGTTTGCTTGATCGTTCGAAACAAACTCTTGGTTCCGAATACAAAGGTCCAGCACCGGATTGGACTCTAGAAGAAATATATAACCGATTAGAGGAAAATGCACCGCGAATTGCAATTATTGGTGGGTCTTCCGATCACCCTGCTCACATTATGGATTTTAAAACATCTTCACATGCAGCAATTCGTATTTGGCAAAATGGTGGAGTTCCCTTCTATTTCTCAACCCCTGTTATGTGTGATGGGACGGCACAAAGTAACCAAGGCATGAGTTATTCACTTCAAAGCAGAAATGCTGTAGCACAAATGGTTGTCAATCAGTTGGAAGCTCATAGCTATCATGGCGCGTTTGTCATCCAAGGGTGTGATAAGCAACCACTTGGAGTTGTCAGTGCTCTAGTTCATCTGGATCGTATTCGCCAGTATCGAGGTGAAGCGCCATTCTTCGCAACATTTGCACCATCACATGTATTACAAGGCGGTACGATTCCCACTGATTTATTTGCAGAGTTGGAAGAAGTAGCTAAAATGGCTGAAAAAAATCAAGCTTTGGACATTGCGGACGATTTAAGAGATGCGATGGCTTATATTCTACAATGTTCTTCCAACACAGCATTTCAAGGAGTACTTGAACGTGCAACTGAAAGAGGAATTATCACAAAAGTTGAACACAAAGATTTTGAAAAACGTTTAGCAGTCGCAACATGTGATGGTAGTGGCGGGGTTTGTGCCTTCAATGGGACAGGGAATAGTTCTCGTCATCTAGTAGCAGGAATGGGATTGGTTCATCCATCTTTAGAACTTCTTACGGAATCTCCTAATCAATTACAAGTAAATGAAGCACTAGATAGCATGGCAATAATGATTAATAATCCTGTCTATGGAGCTGCAAATATCATGGCAACGAACATTAAAAATGCAATCCGTATACACAGTGCTTCAGGAGGATCAACGAATTTAATGATGCATATTGTAGCTGGGATGTTATACGGTGGTTATAAATTCAGTCTGGATGATTTAGATGAAATCCATCATTCTCACCCAATCCCTGATTTATTCAACTATAGCTTGACGGAAGGTCGAGATATCTTCTCTCTGGCGATGCAATGTTGTGACAGTGATAGCAGGGGGATGGAGAGCTTATTCTATGAACTTCTTCAAAATGGAGTGCCAATGGATTTAGATGCACCAACTGTTACTGGAGGAACATGGCGTGACCGATTAGTGAAAACTGATAGTCTACCTGCTGATAATGTAAAAGACAATCAAGTGATTTTATCGAAGCCTAAACGTGCTTTTAGTGGGGTGGATGTATTAACTGGGAATTTCTTTGAAACTGCTGTTGTGAAAATTAGTGGAATGACAACACTGCAATTAGATCAATTTGATAAGAAAGTGGCATTTGTTCTTTACTTTGAAAATGAAGATGAAGCCATTCGTAATTTACTAGACGCTGAACTTCTTTCAAAATTAAAAGTGAATAGAAGTTTCAGTCACGAAAACATGATAGCGCTACTAAGAGAGAATTCACCTAGCCAATACAATGAGTGGAAAGCTGATGACTATGATACCCTTTTCGATAAAATGGTTAAAGATGCTGTGCTGAAAATTGCCATTATTGTATCTGGTCAAGGTCCTGTAGCTTTCGGAATGCCTGAAATGTTTACATCGATGCAACATATCAATGCAAACCGCCAGCTGAAACGTCTTGCAACACTAATAAGTGACGGTCGATATTCGGGTGTTACTTATGGCGCTGCTATTGGTCACATGACACCTGAAGCAAAAGAAGGTGGGGGAATTTTATTCCTTCAAACAGGTGATTTATTATATTTAAGTTTACGTGAGCGCAAAATCGATTTCATTGATGAAGCGGCATTGCGAAGAGGCACATTAGAATTCGAATTCGATAAAACTAAAGCACACAGAACGGATCTCGCACAGACAAGACTTGAGTTAATTAACAAACGTCAAAGACTAGTTGCGGCAAGTAATCGTATGATTGGCCACACGGATGCAGCCAATGGAGTTGTTCCAATCGCAGTGGCTGAAGAGGCAATACTAGATTATAAAACAGACGTTCAAACTTTAGTGCTAAATACTAAATAG
- a CDS encoding TRAP transporter substrate-binding protein has translation MKRKWVKLSSLVMVTALFLAACSGGNASEGSEEKVTASTSGKPQILRVSIGVNDQHPEYEGVEKFKELVESKTDDFEIELYHSGQLADDRSAIEMLQLGSLDITIPSTSPLVNFVKEFGVFDLPFTIPNEKVADELLDGKFGDKMLDMVEGQNLVALAWWENGFRNLTNDIRPVAKIEDVDGLKIRTMENEIHLDAWKALGANPTPMAFTELFTAMQQGTVDGQENPFPTIELSQYAEVQKHVSNTNHVYTPFIFLFSKTIWDKLTEEQQTILSEAAVEAGEFNRQRNREVADESLEKLKKSMSYTEVTPEEHKRFQKAVKPVIDKHADGIGAELVDEYLNAIEEIAGS, from the coding sequence ATGAAAAGAAAATGGGTTAAATTGAGTAGTTTAGTCATGGTTACAGCACTATTTTTAGCCGCTTGCAGTGGAGGTAATGCTTCTGAAGGTTCGGAAGAAAAAGTTACTGCATCTACTTCTGGTAAACCACAAATTCTGCGAGTAAGCATTGGGGTTAATGATCAACATCCTGAATACGAAGGAGTTGAAAAATTTAAAGAGTTAGTTGAAAGTAAAACTGATGATTTTGAAATTGAACTCTACCATTCTGGACAACTTGCCGATGACCGTTCAGCAATTGAAATGTTACAACTTGGCTCATTAGATATCACGATTCCATCAACTTCACCATTAGTCAACTTTGTAAAAGAGTTTGGTGTATTTGATTTACCATTTACAATTCCGAACGAAAAAGTAGCGGATGAATTACTAGATGGAAAATTTGGAGATAAAATGCTTGATATGGTTGAAGGTCAAAATCTTGTTGCACTTGCTTGGTGGGAAAATGGTTTCCGTAATTTAACGAATGACATTCGACCAGTTGCAAAAATTGAAGATGTAGATGGTCTGAAAATTCGAACAATGGAAAATGAGATTCATTTAGATGCTTGGAAAGCTCTTGGAGCAAACCCAACACCAATGGCCTTTACAGAATTATTTACAGCTATGCAACAAGGTACTGTTGATGGACAAGAAAATCCATTTCCGACAATTGAGTTAAGTCAGTATGCAGAAGTTCAAAAACATGTATCTAATACCAATCATGTATACACGCCGTTTATTTTCTTGTTCAGCAAAACAATTTGGGACAAATTAACAGAAGAACAACAGACGATTTTATCTGAAGCAGCAGTTGAAGCGGGTGAGTTTAACCGTCAGCGTAACCGCGAAGTTGCTGATGAAAGTCTAGAGAAGTTGAAAAAAAGTATGTCCTATACAGAAGTTACTCCTGAGGAACATAAACGTTTCCAAAAGGCTGTAAAACCAGTTATTGATAAGCATGCTGATGGTATCGGCGCTGAACTTGTGGATGAATATTTAAATGCCATTGAAGAAATCGCTGGTAGCTAA